Genomic segment of Streptococcus australis:
GGCAGCCTTACTGATGACAACCGTATCATAAGTGGTTGAGTCCTTGGCCTGAGCAATTAAGACATCTGAACCCAACTTACGACCTTGTAAAATGAGTTCATTTACCTCGCGGTACTCTTCAAAATCTGTCGCAGCAATCTCCTGGATCGCAATACTGTCACTTCCTCGTGTTCGGAGATAGCTGGCCACATCAAAAGTTCGACTCGTTACTCGAGATGTAAAATTCTTGGTATCCAGCATCATACCAGCCATCAAAACACTGGCCTGCATCCGACTTAAACGATTCTTCTTAGAATTTTGGAACTGAATCAATTCTGTGACCAACTCGCTCGCACTACTTGCTCCACTTTCAATATACGTTATAACGGCATTATCAGGGAAGTCCTGATCACGTCTATGATGGTCAATGACAATGGTTTGAGTGAACAGTTCGTAAAAATCTTTCGATAAAGTCAAAGCTGTCTTCGAATGATCCACCAAAATCAACAACGAACGATTTGTGACTAACTTCATCGCATCTGTAAGAGGCAAGAGTTTAGTGACTCCTTCTTTCCCCAAGAATTTGACGGCGCGCTCAATGTCTGGCGACATTTGTTCTGCATCATAAACAGCATAGCTATTTTCAGTGATATTGTTAGCAAACAACTGCATGCCAACCGCAGACCCCAAGGCATCCATATCCAGATTCTTGTGCCCGACTACAAAGACTTGGTCTACACTTCGAATTTTATCTGAAATGGCTGTCATCATGGCTCTGGTACGTGTTCTTGTTCTCTTAACAGAGGCTGCAGAGCCACCACCAAAATAGACAGGGTTCTTGGTTTCATCATTTTCCTTGACGACCACCTGGTCCCCACCACGAACCTCAGCCAAATTCAAGTTCCTTAAAGCAACTTTCCCTATCTCATCATGATTTCCATCACCATAAGAAAAGCCCATGCTCAAGGTCAATGGCAACTGTCTCTGTTTTGCCTCTTCACGAAAGGCATCAATGACAGAGAACTTATCATTCATCAAGCCCTCAAGAACTGTGTAATCAGTAAATAGATAAAATCGATCCATCCCCACACGCCGAGAAAACATGGCGTATTTACTAGCAAATTCTGAAACAAAATTTGCCACAAAACTATTGATATGACTGATATCCGAGTCGGATGTCGCATCCTCCAGATCATCGTAGTTGTCTACCGAGATGACCCCAATCACTGGTCGACTCGTTACCAATTCAACAGTTGCTTCGTATTCCCCTGAAACGTCAAAGAAATACAGGACACCTGAAGCCTTGTCCATATGAACGGCATAGCGTGTTTCGCCCAAGTTAGCATAAGAACCAGGGGCCCCCACAGAAGCCTTGATGATGGTTTGAATCAATTCAACATCAATTTCGCCTTCTTCAGTCGTCAAAATCAGCTCAGCATAAGGATTAAACCATTCGACTTCGCCAGTAGATAAATCTAATTTCAGAACACCAACCGGCATTTGATCGAGTAGCGTGTTTAAGCTATCTTCCGCTTGATGGTTTACATATTGGATTTGTTCAATTTCGCTCTTTTCATACTGTTTTTTTTGCCAGATAAATAAAAGCAGATAAAGAAGTACAAATAAAAACAAGGCACTGATTGTTACAATATTATTTTGTGAAAAAATAATCAGCATTGTTAAGGTTCCGAAAGTTGCAATCCCTAGTAGAACCGCAGAAATCGGAGTTAAATTATTTTTTTTCATTCTAAACCTCTTGCGCACTATTATATCACAAAAGCCCTTAAAAAGCGACCTTTAAAAAGAGGTAAGACTCCTTTCCCTTATTGATTTTTTATGGTTTGACTGCAAAAGGAGAATAAGCCCATTATCCTCCTGCACATCTATATACTCTGGTTACTGTCACTTAACGTTCAACGATGAGGGCTGTTCCCATCCCTCCTCCGATACAGAGAGTTGCTAAACCAGTCTTAGCATCACGTTTCATCATCTCATGTACCAGAGTCACTAGGATACGGCAACCTGAAGCCCCAATTGGGTGACCAAGAGCTATCGCGCCACCATTGACATTGACAATATCGGTGTTAAAGCCAAGTGTTTTCCCAACCGCACAAGCCTGAGCAGCAAAGGCTTCATTTGACTCAATCAAGTCGAGATCATCAACTGTCAAATTGCCTTTTTCAAGAGCTTTGCGAGTCGCATAAATCGGTCCACATCCCATAACCTTAGGATCCAAACCTGCACTTGCATACGAACGAATGCGAGCAATGACTGGAAGTCCCAATTCTTCAGCTTTTTCAGCACTCATGACCAAGACAGCCGCCGCTCCGTCATTGATACCCGAGGCATTCCCCGCTGTAACAGAACCGTCTTTTTTGAAAACAGGACCTAGCTTAGACAAACTCTCCAAGCTAGCATCTTTTCTAGGAAATTCATCTGTATCAAAGACGATAGGATCGCCTTTACGTTGAGGAATGACCACCGGAACTATCTCTTCCTTAAAGCGTCCAGATTCTATAGCCGCCACTGCTCGTTTCTGTGATTCCAAAGCAAGCGCATCTTGATCATCCCGGCTAATACCATATTTTTCGGCCACATTCTCAGCTGTAATCCCCATATGGTATTCGTTAAAGGCATCAGACAAACCGTCCTTAATCATGGTATCTACCACTTTCGAATCTCCCATACGGCCACCCCAACGGAAGCTTGGCAAAACATATGGAGCCTGGCTCATGTTTTCTGCACCACCAGCCACGACAATATCTGCATCTCCGCACTGAATCGCTTGAGCAGCTAACTGCACTGCCTTCAAACCGGAACCACAAACCTTATTAATGGTAAAGGCTGGTGTAAATTCAGGAAGCCCAGCATGAATACTCATTTGGCGCGCCACGTTTTGGCCTAAACCTGCGCCTAGGACATTTCCCATAATCACTTCGTCTACCTGCTCTGGTTTAATATTTGCTTTTTCCAAAGCACTCTTAATGACCAAAGATCCCAAATCAACAGCAGAAATATCCTTTAAACTCCCACCAAAGGAACCTAAAGGTGTTCGCACTGCCGAAACAATAACTACGTCTTTCATGACTACCTCCATTTGAAACTATAAAATCCAAGATCTAACACTAGAAGAGCTCAACCAAAAATAAAAAGTGGTTTACACAATTGTAAACCACTTTTACACAGCTGCCAAGATTTTATGATTCCTTAACTTCTAGCAAACCAACTTCACCATCTTCACGACGATACAAAACATTAGTTGTTTGATCTTCTACGTCTACATAGATAAAGAAATCATGTCCCAACAAATCCATTTGAAGAAGCGCTTCTTCCAAATCCATTGGTTTTAAGTCAATTTGTTTTGAACGAACCACTTTTGGCTGCACAACATTTGCATCTTCAACTAGAGCATCTGTAAAGAGTTGGCTTGTTGCAACCTTATTTTTATTCTTGCGTTCGATTTTTGTTTTATTTTTTCGAATCTGGCGTTCAATTTTATCTGTTACAAGATCAATAGAACCATACATATCTTGAGAAATATCTTCTGCACGAAGAGTAATTGAGCCAAGTGGAATTGTTACTTCAACTTTTGCTGTTTTTTCACGGTAAACTTTCAAGTTGACACGTGCATCCAACTCTTGTTCAGGTTGAAAATATTTTTCGATCTTTTCGAGTTTAGAAACTACATAATTGCGAATTGCTTCTGTTACTTCTAGGTTTTCACCACGGATACTATATTTAATCATATAAGTACCTTCTTTCTAAACATTTTTATTTTTCTAACTATATTATAACGCTTTCATTTTCATTTTGCAAATTTTTTCCTCATCTTACAAGAGAAAAAGTTTTGACTTCCAAAACACCTGCCTCTTCAAAAAGTCGCTTCACACGATTGATAGTCGCTCCTGTCGTATAGATGTCATCAATGAGCAAAATCTTCTTAGGAAGAGGGATTTCCGTTTTGATATAAAAGGGAATTTCAGTAGCTAATCTTTCTGAGCGATTCTTAGAAGAACTAGCTTTCTCTTCTCTTTTCCCCAATAAGTC
This window contains:
- a CDS encoding DHH family phosphoesterase, encoding MKKNNLTPISAVLLGIATFGTLTMLIIFSQNNIVTISALFLFVLLYLLLFIWQKKQYEKSEIEQIQYVNHQAEDSLNTLLDQMPVGVLKLDLSTGEVEWFNPYAELILTTEEGEIDVELIQTIIKASVGAPGSYANLGETRYAVHMDKASGVLYFFDVSGEYEATVELVTSRPVIGVISVDNYDDLEDATSDSDISHINSFVANFVSEFASKYAMFSRRVGMDRFYLFTDYTVLEGLMNDKFSVIDAFREEAKQRQLPLTLSMGFSYGDGNHDEIGKVALRNLNLAEVRGGDQVVVKENDETKNPVYFGGGSAASVKRTRTRTRAMMTAISDKIRSVDQVFVVGHKNLDMDALGSAVGMQLFANNITENSYAVYDAEQMSPDIERAVKFLGKEGVTKLLPLTDAMKLVTNRSLLILVDHSKTALTLSKDFYELFTQTIVIDHHRRDQDFPDNAVITYIESGASSASELVTELIQFQNSKKNRLSRMQASVLMAGMMLDTKNFTSRVTSRTFDVASYLRTRGSDSIAIQEIAATDFEEYREVNELILQGRKLGSDVLIAQAKDSTTYDTVVISKAADAMLAMSGIEASFVLAKNTQGFISISARSRSKINVQRIMEELGGGGHFNLAAAQIENMSLSEVGEKLTQLVLDELKEKEKEE
- a CDS encoding acetyl-CoA C-acetyltransferase, which codes for MKDVVIVSAVRTPLGSFGGSLKDISAVDLGSLVIKSALEKANIKPEQVDEVIMGNVLGAGLGQNVARQMSIHAGLPEFTPAFTINKVCGSGLKAVQLAAQAIQCGDADIVVAGGAENMSQAPYVLPSFRWGGRMGDSKVVDTMIKDGLSDAFNEYHMGITAENVAEKYGISRDDQDALALESQKRAVAAIESGRFKEEIVPVVIPQRKGDPIVFDTDEFPRKDASLESLSKLGPVFKKDGSVTAGNASGINDGAAAVLVMSAEKAEELGLPVIARIRSYASAGLDPKVMGCGPIYATRKALEKGNLTVDDLDLIESNEAFAAQACAVGKTLGFNTDIVNVNGGAIALGHPIGASGCRILVTLVHEMMKRDAKTGLATLCIGGGMGTALIVER
- the hpf gene encoding ribosome hibernation-promoting factor, HPF/YfiA family, translating into MIKYSIRGENLEVTEAIRNYVVSKLEKIEKYFQPEQELDARVNLKVYREKTAKVEVTIPLGSITLRAEDISQDMYGSIDLVTDKIERQIRKNKTKIERKNKNKVATSQLFTDALVEDANVVQPKVVRSKQIDLKPMDLEEALLQMDLLGHDFFIYVDVEDQTTNVLYRREDGEVGLLEVKES